In Onychostoma macrolepis isolate SWU-2019 chromosome 04, ASM1243209v1, whole genome shotgun sequence, one DNA window encodes the following:
- the LOC131539042 gene encoding proline and serine-rich protein 2 → MDVHMHKSRTLHYGLNDSPDDDLRFLSLEERECILFFEETIGSLEEDDERTGISAGEHRLAAERPAAYTTARHPSPVDLDIIDLVHPMPDPSKQRDTLPVMPDFQELTVPPETHFELKPKRDLDVPDGPQEEFGHLPPAGSVPTPVVIASKIAEHQGARGMSASQLLQRRCSLELPTNPSAKHGPPTHTKPTRLPDSVGMLRSSREHIPHSIATEAVSVQERRAQMLTNLTGPAHPMDGGEPACVRNLPMRSISFRDPTPDKSRMEALSKLGLAQRRAQSVMQSFPRDSENAKTSTTVNMTNPANTSTSTSTSSTVRAIDTTNHCQTKSSPAPTLTSAEVTHSDFNGYGGKSITLNPTMSFRSECLSSSAPKTESSEIHRNNYGGRSRVMTPSQPNHRTQTKTITPVKEENSSSNRTSNENLPKRKTWHSEAPVKQPPAPAPKPPRHQSPLSPTGSRPAPLSPELRRKSLPKPSFRTQGVTVQFSGRGTTDEARRDALRKLGLLRNTSQM, encoded by the exons GATGATGATCTGCGGTTCCTCAGTCTGGAGGAGCGGGAGTGTATTTTGTTCTTCGAGGAGACCATCGGCTCCCTGGAGGAGGACGATGAGAGGACGGGAATATCCGCAGGCGAGCACAGGCTTGCGGCGGAGCGTCCAGCCGCATACACTACAGCTCGACATCCCAGCCCTGTAGATCTTGACATCATTGACCTGGTGCACCCTATGCCCGATCCCAGCAAACAGAGGGACACGCTGCCCGTCATGCCAG ATTTCCAAGAGCTGACTGTACCCCCAGAGACCCATTTTGAACTGAAGCCAAAACGTGACCTGGACGTCCCAGATGGGCCGCAAGAGGAATTTGGACACCTGCCGCCCGCAGGTTCAGTTCCCACTCCGGTTGTAATCGCCAGCAAGATCGCCGAGCACCAGGGAGCCAGAGGCATGTCTGCGTCGCAGCTGCTCCAGCGCAGATGCAGTCTAGAGTTACCGACGAACCCCTCGGCCAAACACGGCCCTCCGACCCACACCAAACCCACGCGTCTCCCCGACAGCGTCGGCATGTTGCGGAGCAGCCGCGAACACATTCCCCACTCGATCGCCACCGAAGCCGTCAGCGTTCAGGAGCGCCGGGCGCAGATGCTCACTAACCTCACCGGCCCGGCGCACCCTATGGACGGCGGAGAACCAGCCTGTGTGCGCAACCTTCCCATGCGGAGCATTTCGTTTCGAGATCCGACACCAGATAAGTCTAGGATGGAGGCGCTTTCGAAGCTCGGACTCGCTCAGAGGCGAGCGCAATCCGTCATGCAATCATTTCCGAGGGATTCGGAAAACGCCAAGACCAGCACCACAGTCAACATGACCAATCCAGCTAACACTAGCACTAGCACTAGCACTAGCAGCACCGTCCGCGCGATAGACACTACAAACCACTGCCAAACCAAATCTAGCCCTGCACCAACTTTGACGAGTGCCGAAGTCACGCACAGTGATTTTAACGGCTATGGCGGTAAGAGCATCACATTAAACCCCACGATGTCCTTCAGGAGCGAGTGCCTCTCATCTTCAGCGCCCAAAACAGAGTCTTCGGAGATTCATAGAAACAACTACGGTGGCAGATCGCGAGTCATGACTCCATCCCAGCCAAACCATCGCACCCAAACCAAGACCATCACCCCAGTAAAAGAGGAAAACTCCAGCTCAAACAGGACTTCAAATGAAAACTTACCCAAGAGGAAAACGTGGCACTCCGAAGCGCCCGTGAAGCAGCCGCCCGCTCCGGCTCCAAAACCACCGCGCCACCAAAGTCCGCTGAGTCCCACCGGGTCGCGCCCCGCTCCGCTGTCCCCGGAGTTACGCCGCAAATCTTTGCCAAAGCCGTCCTTCCGCACTCAGGGAGTAACGGTGCAGTTTTCTGGCCGAGGAACCACAGATGAGGCCAGACGTGATGCACTACGCAAACTAGGACTGCTGAGGAACACGtctcaaatgtga